Proteins from a genomic interval of Amphiura filiformis chromosome 9, Afil_fr2py, whole genome shotgun sequence:
- the LOC140160118 gene encoding neuronal acetylcholine receptor subunit alpha-9-like, translating into MIISELQQQQQNVILHQSRLEYPLKQSRLASQEKIQYRLSTDSSRPRGDRYNLITKLLSNYGSTLAPPVLNSSTQIEVVIRLGLQRVIELNEKMQTLTLSVTIGIVWHDEFLTWDTSEYPNIPVLSIPSSRIWRPDLQLYANVDRNFDNFKDVGVFLYPDGTVEWVTPNVLQTSCVIDARLFPFDTQRCPLRFGSWSYNLQQMNLVFLRPYENEKYFVENGIWELEEVVILREVVDYSQGLYPELTFTVVLKRRPEFYISTLILPCIMLSVLNLLAFMLPTASGEKVSLGITNLLALVLFQQVIGSLLPPSSTNIPFISYYFAPMILISSLSIVSGVLVAALYHQDKSKPIPRWLRKIFKLQSSVDQSAEGHRLDLRVLDPTEGTTSIAAVSHGHETPLDECLDGSVKMVCEKEGLQVYHNDSNEWQKIANKIDNMLLAIAFVLTIIAFAVTITLFLTH; encoded by the exons CAACGGATTCCAGTCGCCCACGGGGAGACCGTTATAATTTAATCACCAAGCTTCTGTCAAACTATGGCTCAACATTAGCACCACCAGTGTTAAATTCCAGCACTCAAATAGAAGTTGTTATCCGTCTGGGTCTTCAGAGAGTAATTGAATTG AACGAGAAAATGCAAACTTTAACACTCAGTGTGACAATAGGAATT GTGTGGCACGATGAGTTTCTAACTTGGGACACAAGTGAATATCCCAATATTCCAGTCTTGTCCATTCCATCTTCGAGGATTTGGCGTCCGGATCTTCAATTATATGCAAA CGTTGACAGAAACTTTGACAATTTTAAAGACGTTGGTGTTTTTCTCTACCCTGATGGCACCGTCGAGTGGGTTACTCCTAACGTTCTGCAAACCTCCTGTGTTATCGATGCACGACTCTTTCCATTTGATACTCAACGTTGCCCTTTAAGGTTTGGATCCTGGTCTTATAACTTGCAGCAGATGAATCTTGTGTTTTTACGGCCGTATGAAAATGAGAAATATTTTGTCGAAAATGGAATATGGGAATTGGAAGAGGTTGTCATTCTTCGCGAGGTTGTTGATTACAGTCAAGG ATTATATCCGGAACTTACTTTCACCGTAGTTCTCAAACGCCGTCCAGAGTTTTACATATCTACTTTGATCCTTCCATGTATCATGTTGTCCGTTTTGAATTTGCTGGCCTTTATGCTACCGACTGCCTCTGGTGAAAAGGTATCCCTTGGTATCACCAACCTGCTTGCCTTGGTGCTCTTTCAACAGGTGATAGGAAGCTTGCTTCCGCCATCATCAACAAATATTCCATTCATAA GTTATTATTTCGCGCCAATGATCCTGATTAGTAGCTTATCCATTGTCTCTGGTGTACTGGTGGCGGCATTATACCATCAAGACAAATCCAAACCAATTCCACGTTGGCTACGGAAAATCTTCAAGCTTCAATCATCAGTAGATCAATCTGCTGAAGGTCATCGTTTAGATCTGAGAGTTTTAGACCCCACTGAGGGGACGACTTCTATAGCTGCCGTTTCACATGGTCACGAGACACCACTTGATGAGTGCCTGGATGGCTCTGTCAAAATGGTTTGTGAGAAGGAAGGCTTACAAGTATATCACAATGATAGTAATGAGTGGCAAAAAATAGCAAACAAAATCGACAACATGCTGCTGGCAATAGCTTTTGTGTTGACTATCATTGCTTTTGCAGTAACAATCACATTGTTTTTGACGCAttaa